DNA from Streptomyces sp. Edi4:
GCCCGATCCGCTCGGCGCCGAGCTGCTGCATCGGAAACGAATCGGTGGTGAAGACATGCCCTTCGGCGCAACGGACGACGGTGCGCTCCAACGAGTCCATCAAGTCGCTCAAGTCCCTTCCCCAACAAGCCCAGCAGACGCCGACGGGCGCGCCAGGGCTCAACGAACCACGGACGGAGAAACCACCACATTAGGGGATGAACAAGACGGGACCTCACGCGGCACTCCGCCCCCGCGCACCCCCTCCACGGTACGCCCCAACTCCCGCCCCCGGCACGGGTATCCCTCCCCGCCAAAGCCCCCCGACAGCACGAAGGCCCTCGGTGAACCCACCGAGGGCCGAGCATGAGGTAGAGTGAGCGACGACCGCTCCCGCATCGGGAACGATCTTGCGAGTGTAGTTTAATGGTAGAACATAAGCTTCCCAAGCTTAGAGCGCGGGTTCGATTCCCGTCACTCGCTCCATCCTTTACCCCCAGGTCAGCGACCTGGGGGTTGTTTGTTGTCTAGACCAATTTGGCGCCGCGTGCCATTCGCGTGCCATAAGGGACCGATTACCGCGCCGATTGCGCGACGCAAGCCCTCCCCGACTCCACACCGCCGATCAGTCGCGGTCAGCGATCACCGGGGTGAGCAGTTCCAGCGCCTCCTCCCAGCGGTAACGGTCGGCACCGCCACCGGCCTTCGGCTTGTGGGGCTCGTACGAGCCGATGAGGACGCCCATTTCGCGCAGCCGGTCCAGGCTCTGGCTGTACGCGGGGTGGGCGGCCTGCGCCGAGTTCAGGTACGGCAGCACTACCGTCGGGATGCCGAAGCCGTGCGCCTCGCAGAGGATGCCCAGGGCGAGGGTGTCGGAGATCCCTGCCGCCCATTTGTTGATCGTGTTGAAGGTGGCCGGAGCGACCGCGATGGCGTCTGCGGGCGGCAGCGGACGCGGGTCGCCCGGTGAGCGCCACGCCGAGCGGATCGGGTAGCCGGTCTGGGCCGCGACCGCCTCGGCGTCTATGAAGCCGAGGCCCTGCGGAGTGGCCACCACACCCACGTCCCAGTTGGCCTCCTGAGCCGCGGTGATCAGCTTCCCGACATCGCCGGCGATCCCGGAGGCGCACACGACGACGTAGAGAAAGGGCTTCTTGGTCTGCTGGTCGGGCTGTTCGCTCACGCGGGGACTCCCAGTTGACGGCTGAAGTGGTGCAGTTCCGGCAGGGTACGGCGGCGGTCGCGGGCGGCCATGGGCGACCAATTCGCGGACGGCCGGGCGGCGGACGTCCTGGGCCGCGCAGCTCTCGGCGATGCGGAGGGCCTGGTAGCCGTCGGCGAGGCGGCCTTGCTGGTTGTAAGCGCGGGCGGCCTCCACCCAGAGGGCTGCCCGCCGCTCGGGGGCGGGGATGTGGCGCCGCATGAGGGGGCCGGCCGTTTCCAGGGCCACGCGCGCGTCACCGAAAGCGTTGGCCGCGCTGACGGCGTGCAGGGCGACGTTGGTGGGGCTGAAGTTGGCCCATGCGTCGGGGCGGTCCAGGGCCACGTAGCGGGCGACGTCCGTCGCCTCGGTCAGGAAGTCCTTGGCCGCAGAGCGGTCCCCGCCACTGCTGGCCGCGGTGACGCCGCGCAGGAGCAGGAGGCCCAGGGCCGCGAGGTAGCGCGGGGAGCGCTGGTCGTAGGCGCCGGTGAGCTGGTCGGCGGTGTGGCGGACCAGGGTGACGGCCTGTGTGGTGTGCTTCTCGCGGGCCAGCAGGTGGGCGTGGACGCGGACGCTGGAGGCGAGGATGACCGGGTCGCCGCAGCGTTCGGCCTCGGCCATGGCGCGGCCGACTGCGAGCCAGGCATTGCCGTGGTCGCTGAGCTTGAGGAGCAGGCTGGCGGAGGTCTGGTACGCGGTGGCCAGCAGCCCCGTCGCGTCAGCCGA
Protein-coding regions in this window:
- a CDS encoding flavoprotein; this encodes MSEQPDQQTKKPFLYVVVCASGIAGDVGKLITAAQEANWDVGVVATPQGLGFIDAEAVAAQTGYPIRSAWRSPGDPRPLPPADAIAVAPATFNTINKWAAGISDTLALGILCEAHGFGIPTVVLPYLNSAQAAHPAYSQSLDRLREMGVLIGSYEPHKPKAGGGADRYRWEEALELLTPVIADRD